A genomic stretch from Thermomicrobiales bacterium includes:
- a CDS encoding NAD(P) transhydrogenase subunit alpha, whose amino-acid sequence MSNEVLLGIYVFLLAIFVGVEVIGKVPSTLHTPLMSATNAIHGIVLLGAMIVLGWADQWWLQVIGFFAVILGAANVFGGFVVTDRMLEMFKRKPGAGSAGQKR is encoded by the coding sequence ATGAGTAACGAGGTCCTCCTCGGGATCTACGTCTTCCTGCTGGCGATCTTCGTCGGCGTTGAGGTAATCGGCAAGGTGCCATCGACCCTGCACACGCCGCTGATGTCGGCGACGAACGCCATCCACGGCATCGTCCTGCTCGGCGCGATGATCGTGCTCGGCTGGGCAGATCAGTGGTGGCTGCAAGTGATTGGCTTTTTCGCGGTGATCCTCGGCGCGGCCAACGTCTTCGGCGGCTTCGTCGTGACTGACCGCATGCTGGAGATGTTCAAGCGCAAGCCGGGCGCTGGATCGGCAGGCCAGAAGCGATGA